Proteins found in one Nitratiruptor sp. SB155-2 genomic segment:
- a CDS encoding molybdopterin-containing oxidoreductase family protein, translated as MKTACPLDCYDACSVILEGDKLVGDKEHPFTKGHLCYKLNHYFDYPQLQSAYYEGEPVSLERALDILEEKIKSSQEILHFRGSGNVGKMQAITDLFFSAIGATLTEGSLCDAAGQFGIEKGRGKNLILPLEQIEKSELVIVWGRNVGYTNHHLIPYLQGKTLVVIDPVKTNLAKNASMHLQITPRTDLELACMLARFVYMQNREDEEFIEKHTEDYNFYTDFIRSYRMVPTTEKIGVDLVDIATLAELMMDMKTVILVGNGVQKYAHGTEVVRAIDSLAAMLGLFGKEGCGVSFLGDTSVGLEDPFRVKAKRVPKATVDFGFYDLCFIQGSNPVVTMPASKRVKEGLQKSFTVVFGLYNDETAQLADLVIPAKNFLQKSDIRFSYGHEFVELMPKLQENDKALSEYEFTKEMMRRFGLGELKAEEEYVEIFTKQLKKRGEYYLLPSYEEVPYKQGFEEPFCFIDEVEDEFDILQEGYYLITPKAKNAINSQFKRDPYLYVPLRSGLHDGDRVIVRSQWGETEMEVKLLAELRDDCVLAYSGSLINFVTPPMTDEHGNNAVFQEVKVSIKKVS; from the coding sequence ATGAAAACAGCATGTCCGTTAGATTGCTATGATGCGTGCAGTGTCATTTTGGAAGGTGATAAACTTGTAGGTGATAAAGAGCATCCCTTTACGAAAGGGCATCTATGCTACAAACTCAATCACTATTTTGATTATCCTCAGTTGCAAAGTGCCTATTATGAAGGTGAACCTGTTTCCTTGGAGCGTGCTTTGGATATTTTGGAAGAAAAGATCAAAAGCAGCCAAGAAATTTTACACTTTCGAGGAAGTGGTAATGTGGGGAAAATGCAAGCTATTACCGATCTTTTCTTTTCAGCTATCGGTGCTACGTTGACAGAAGGCAGTCTATGCGATGCCGCAGGTCAATTTGGCATTGAAAAGGGGAGAGGAAAAAATCTGATTTTGCCTCTGGAACAGATTGAAAAAAGCGAGCTTGTTATTGTTTGGGGACGAAATGTTGGATATACGAACCACCATCTTATCCCTTATCTCCAGGGAAAAACCCTTGTAGTGATAGATCCCGTGAAAACGAATCTAGCGAAAAATGCTTCGATGCATCTGCAAATTACGCCACGAACCGATCTTGAACTTGCCTGTATGTTGGCCAGGTTTGTCTATATGCAAAACAGAGAGGATGAGGAGTTTATCGAAAAACATACGGAGGATTACAACTTTTATACCGATTTTATCCGAAGTTACAGAATGGTTCCGACAACCGAAAAAATAGGTGTCGATCTTGTGGATATAGCCACTTTGGCCGAGCTCATGATGGATATGAAAACGGTTATCTTAGTGGGAAACGGTGTGCAAAAATATGCGCATGGTACCGAAGTGGTACGAGCTATAGACAGTCTGGCTGCGATGCTTGGCCTCTTTGGAAAAGAGGGGTGCGGTGTTAGCTTTTTAGGCGATACTTCGGTTGGACTCGAAGATCCATTCAGAGTCAAAGCAAAACGCGTACCAAAAGCCACAGTCGATTTTGGTTTCTATGATCTTTGCTTCATTCAAGGATCCAATCCCGTTGTAACAATGCCTGCAAGCAAAAGAGTCAAAGAGGGATTACAAAAAAGTTTTACCGTAGTTTTCGGGCTCTACAATGATGAAACGGCGCAGCTTGCCGATCTTGTTATTCCAGCGAAAAACTTTTTGCAAAAGAGCGATATTCGGTTCAGCTATGGACATGAGTTTGTGGAACTGATGCCAAAACTACAGGAGAATGACAAGGCTTTGAGCGAATATGAGTTTACGAAAGAGATGATGCGGCGATTTGGATTGGGTGAATTGAAAGCTGAAGAGGAGTATGTCGAGATCTTTACAAAACAGCTCAAAAAAAGAGGAGAGTATTATCTCCTGCCAAGTTATGAAGAGGTTCCATACAAGCAGGGATTCGAAGAGCCGTTTTGCTTTATCGATGAGGTTGAGGATGAGTTTGATATTTTGCAAGAAGGGTACTATCTCATTACGCCAAAGGCGAAAAACGCGATCAACTCACAATTTAAAAGAGATCCCTATCTGTATGTTCCCCTTCGAAGCGGATTGCATGATGGTGACAGAGTCATCGTAAGGAGTCAATGGGGAGAAACGGAGATGGAAGTGAAACTTCTAGCCGAGTTGAGGGATGACTGTGTTCTTGCCTATTCAGGCAGTTTGATAAATTTTGTTACGCCTCCGATGACGGATGAGCATGGAAACAATGCTGTTTTTCAGGAAGTAAAAGTTTCGATTAAAAAGGTTTCTTGA
- a CDS encoding HlyD family efflux transporter periplasmic adaptor subunit — MRVILFLISASILWAKVHTAQVVPYEIYTIKAAVSGKVIFSALEKEGSYNEGKRLIQIDNYVDEIKLKILRQKRKYLSKMITITQKSVENAKRTMQIKKKSFDRIKHLRTKSQYEKDMRESEFLAALQNYLATLEKLRSLQMQLSDLNLAIAQTDDILQKKKVAPKGYIYKMYVKKGDFVSPGKPLLDLADTSKAKVIVYLTPEEMEGVEHKSIYIDGKKSNAKFLKIIRVPDSEYITQYRAEIEVPRPKTFGKFIKVEIR, encoded by the coding sequence ATGAGAGTGATTCTTTTTTTGATATCTGCTTCCATTCTCTGGGCAAAAGTCCATACTGCACAGGTAGTGCCGTATGAGATCTACACAATCAAAGCCGCAGTCTCTGGGAAAGTCATTTTTAGTGCACTTGAGAAGGAAGGAAGCTACAATGAAGGGAAGAGGCTTATTCAAATAGATAACTATGTTGACGAAATAAAACTGAAAATACTTCGCCAAAAACGGAAGTATCTGTCAAAAATGATCACGATCACTCAAAAAAGCGTTGAAAATGCCAAAAGAACGATGCAGATTAAGAAAAAGAGCTTTGATCGGATAAAGCATCTTCGCACAAAATCTCAGTATGAAAAGGATATGAGAGAATCGGAATTTTTAGCGGCACTGCAAAACTATCTTGCGACTCTTGAAAAACTTCGATCTCTTCAGATGCAGTTGTCCGATCTCAATCTGGCCATAGCCCAAACGGATGACATTTTACAGAAGAAAAAGGTGGCACCGAAAGGGTACATCTATAAAATGTATGTCAAAAAGGGTGACTTCGTTTCACCTGGCAAGCCTCTGTTGGATCTTGCGGATACAAGTAAGGCAAAAGTGATCGTCTATCTTACTCCAGAAGAGATGGAGGGAGTAGAGCATAAATCGATCTATATTGATGGAAAAAAAAGCAACGCCAAATTTTTGAAAATTATTCGAGTACCGGATAGTGAATATATTACGCAGTATAGAGCAGAAATTGAAGTTCCAAGACCGAAAACTTTCGGTAAATTCATTAAGGTGGAGATACGATGA